The Cohnella abietis genome has a segment encoding these proteins:
- a CDS encoding response regulator: MKVIIVDDEYYALRNLKNKLEKIADVEVVAMYEDPATALEEVSSIQPDLAFLDIEMPEIDGISLLGRMFKKRPEMDFVFTSAHHAYVSDTLETKALDFLVKPVKYEQLYVTLEKIKKIRSKSSVGHKIEMKCFGDFSVLIDGKLIDDNWRTKKTEELLAYLLCMNGMYVSRERIIHDLWPDLEMDRGYANLYTTQYNLKKRFEAFGIQHLIKSRLGNIWLNIQDIKVDLLEFNHFSNSYNEDKSKMEILEQMVELYRGMLFENKLYSWTLSIQQSYEVSFDNALNTLILFYRERGDEKKARYYEMKKNALNQ; this comes from the coding sequence ATGAAAGTTATTATTGTAGACGACGAATATTATGCGCTGCGAAATTTGAAAAACAAGTTGGAGAAAATTGCGGATGTCGAAGTCGTTGCGATGTATGAGGATCCTGCAACAGCCTTGGAAGAAGTGAGCAGCATACAGCCCGACCTTGCTTTTCTGGATATCGAAATGCCGGAGATCGATGGCATAAGCTTGTTGGGAAGGATGTTTAAAAAAAGACCGGAAATGGATTTTGTTTTCACTAGTGCTCACCATGCCTATGTATCGGACACTCTTGAAACAAAAGCGTTGGATTTTCTCGTTAAGCCGGTGAAGTACGAACAGCTTTATGTCACATTGGAAAAAATAAAGAAGATTAGAAGCAAAAGCAGCGTGGGACACAAAATTGAGATGAAGTGCTTTGGCGATTTTTCCGTATTGATCGACGGGAAATTGATAGACGACAATTGGCGAACCAAAAAAACGGAAGAGCTTCTTGCCTATTTGTTATGTATGAACGGCATGTACGTGTCCAGAGAACGAATCATTCATGACTTGTGGCCCGATTTGGAGATGGATAGAGGTTATGCAAACTTATATACGACGCAATATAACTTAAAGAAGCGATTCGAAGCTTTTGGAATCCAACATTTGATCAAGAGCAGACTCGGGAACATTTGGCTCAACATCCAAGACATTAAAGTGGATTTGTTGGAGTTCAATCATTTCAGTAATAGTTATAATGAAGATAAGAGTAAAATGGAAATCCTAGAGCAAATGGTGGAGCTGTACAGAGGGATGTTATTTGAAAATAAGCTTTATTCATGGACGTTAAGTATACAGCAATCCTACGAGGTAAGCTTCGACAATGCGTTAAATACTTTGATCCTGTTTTATAGGGAACGCGGCGATGAGAAAAAAGCCAGGTACTATGAAATGAAAAAAAATGCTCTGAACCAATAG
- a CDS encoding histidine kinase, with protein sequence MRSESTKFSMKIMTICLAILLCTAFVFVIYFQDANKSKDDISMEILQDNSGNMTLSDVKVSDQFVALPGNYSKVGYSPDRLWFKIKLNQYNADEINYLTINNPLFEDATIYLPTSNDYEIKHFGFAYKSDSDEIGYVYPAFKIPSHFDNNQYIYMTSKSIYGQNFIVQVVNDDHFRKTSMINVWAGGILLGVLAALFFYHLVMGIAIKNKTFIKFCFFVFATLLWNAATTGLLNITGFKYAYWIADYSAGIGILMSLAIVIFMRAIFQTQTRFPKIDFCFKLLIVYFPITLLVFFFINNKVGAFGAGASSMVYVLYFMIMVKGISNKMIRSPQLITAWLLCFMSVILYYLMVFGVLPQSYIMIYYLFFLSCVSAIAFALSLAEIINHLNEEKQRNQILFENSEIQSRQFELAFIRAQMDPHFVHNTLNVIEGVIAENKEKAGSLVNDLSHYLRNIFDYSNSERYISIHEELDAVKFYVRIEQARFPGKIYVNYEIDPGIQLKVPRFVIQPLVENAIKHGIRKRKIAGTVTIRVKELEQGYLIAVEDDGVGIESADKYNLLEYSPNKGIGLASINARLKAEYGTQLQIDSEKGKGTTVRFDVPIKEQP encoded by the coding sequence ATGAGATCGGAATCTACTAAATTTTCAATGAAAATAATGACCATTTGTTTAGCCATATTGCTTTGTACCGCATTCGTATTCGTCATTTACTTTCAGGATGCGAACAAATCCAAAGATGATATCAGTATGGAGATTCTACAAGACAATTCAGGAAACATGACCTTGTCCGATGTTAAAGTCAGCGATCAATTCGTAGCTTTGCCTGGAAACTATTCCAAGGTTGGCTATTCCCCGGACCGATTATGGTTCAAAATAAAACTAAACCAGTATAACGCGGATGAAATTAATTACCTTACAATAAATAACCCTCTTTTTGAAGATGCAACGATTTACCTCCCGACAAGTAATGATTACGAAATAAAGCACTTCGGGTTCGCGTATAAGAGCGATTCCGATGAGATCGGCTATGTCTACCCCGCATTCAAAATCCCGTCTCATTTTGATAATAACCAGTACATATACATGACAAGCAAGTCGATATACGGACAAAACTTTATTGTTCAAGTCGTAAATGATGATCACTTCAGAAAGACAAGCATGATTAATGTCTGGGCAGGGGGCATCTTACTCGGCGTTTTGGCGGCATTGTTTTTTTATCATTTGGTCATGGGCATAGCCATAAAAAACAAAACTTTTATTAAATTCTGCTTTTTTGTTTTCGCCACCTTGTTATGGAACGCAGCAACGACGGGACTCTTAAACATCACCGGCTTCAAGTACGCATATTGGATTGCGGATTACTCCGCGGGCATCGGCATTCTCATGTCGCTTGCCATCGTCATTTTTATGAGAGCGATTTTTCAGACCCAAACAAGATTCCCAAAGATCGATTTTTGTTTTAAGCTGCTCATCGTTTACTTCCCCATCACTTTATTGGTGTTTTTTTTCATCAATAATAAGGTAGGAGCATTTGGTGCAGGCGCATCATCTATGGTGTACGTATTATACTTTATGATTATGGTTAAAGGGATAAGCAACAAAATGATTCGTTCTCCTCAACTCATAACGGCATGGCTCTTATGTTTTATGTCGGTAATCCTGTATTATTTGATGGTTTTCGGAGTGCTGCCTCAAAGCTACATTATGATTTATTACTTATTTTTTCTTTCTTGTGTGTCCGCTATCGCCTTTGCCCTGTCTCTCGCAGAAATCATTAATCATTTAAATGAAGAGAAGCAACGTAATCAAATTCTATTTGAAAATTCCGAAATTCAATCCAGGCAGTTTGAGCTTGCTTTCATAAGGGCACAAATGGATCCGCATTTTGTTCACAATACCTTGAATGTGATAGAAGGGGTTATTGCTGAAAATAAAGAAAAAGCGGGAAGCTTGGTTAACGATTTATCCCATTATCTCAGAAATATATTCGATTACAGCAATTCGGAAAGATATATTTCTATCCATGAGGAGCTGGATGCAGTCAAGTTTTATGTTCGCATTGAGCAAGCCCGGTTCCCTGGCAAAATATATGTAAACTATGAAATTGATCCAGGCATTCAGTTGAAGGTGCCGCGCTTTGTTATTCAACCCTTGGTAGAAAATGCGATTAAACACGGTATACGTAAAAGGAAAATTGCAGGAACAGTCACGATCAGGGTTAAAGAGCTTGAACAAGGCTACTTGATAGCGGTAGAAGACGACGGCGTCGGCATTGAAAGCGCGGACAAATATAATCTGCTTGAATACTCGCCCAACAAAGGCATTGGGCTTGCCAGTATAAACGCGCGGCTTAAGGCCGAGTATGGAACGCAGCTTCAAATCGACAGCGAGAAGGGTAAAGGGACTACGGTTCGTTTTGACGTACCCATTAAGGAGCAACCATGA
- a CDS encoding aminoglycoside phosphotransferase family protein, producing the protein MIIIAQGLAELLQRGKVSHLEKGYMTDAERGWSGAEVRRIEVTYENGQKESVIFKEAALKERMAMKTLTDQGHRNTPASFSLDIETDEPRWMAIEDLGSVKSPPSCVDWSPRVAEALARIHSRNMCRGQEMLWLPHADGHYWKDYLVTQVSVDHFETLMDQNPEFCREFGAYLPSLRDKANAFARDMEALYDEKESLTLTHGDLQSVDGSHIHYYNGKPYFIDFGWCYYAPFYIDLASYFNLEHAKVYYNKLIANDISLSYDDFYERLRAAFRYCGLIYLCPSIRQWSLGPTELTGKRLLHMLKIVLSGEFPERRIDYSSELFSNLLKEHKNGTLHKLN; encoded by the coding sequence ATGATCATAATTGCTCAAGGTTTAGCCGAACTACTTCAACGCGGAAAGGTAAGTCATTTAGAGAAGGGGTATATGACAGATGCTGAACGTGGGTGGTCGGGTGCTGAAGTACGTCGTATAGAGGTTACTTACGAAAATGGTCAAAAGGAGAGCGTGATATTTAAAGAAGCCGCTCTAAAAGAACGTATGGCGATGAAAACGTTAACTGATCAGGGTCATCGAAACACGCCCGCCTCTTTTTCACTCGATATAGAAACAGATGAGCCTAGATGGATGGCGATAGAAGATTTGGGAAGTGTTAAATCTCCTCCGTCTTGCGTAGATTGGTCTCCAAGGGTTGCGGAGGCATTAGCTAGAATCCATTCACGTAATATGTGTAGAGGTCAGGAGATGCTCTGGCTCCCCCATGCTGACGGTCATTATTGGAAAGATTATTTGGTGACGCAAGTTTCTGTGGACCATTTTGAAACGCTTATGGATCAGAATCCCGAATTTTGCAGGGAGTTTGGTGCATATCTGCCATCACTGCGGGACAAAGCCAACGCTTTTGCACGTGATATGGAGGCTTTGTACGATGAGAAGGAAAGCCTGACTCTTACGCATGGAGATTTGCAGTCGGTAGATGGTTCCCACATACATTATTATAATGGAAAACCATATTTTATTGATTTCGGGTGGTGCTATTATGCGCCTTTTTATATTGACCTGGCCAGTTATTTTAACCTTGAGCATGCCAAAGTTTATTACAACAAATTAATTGCAAACGATATATCACTTAGTTATGATGATTTTTATGAAAGATTGAGGGCTGCATTTCGTTACTGTGGCTTGATATATTTATGCCCCAGTATTAGACAATGGTCTCTCGGGCCTACTGAACTAACGGGTAAACGTTTGCTTCATATGTTGAAGATTGTACTTTCAGGAGAATTCCCTGAGCGTAGGATTGATTACTCTAGCGAGCTTTTCTCAAATCTGCTCAAGGAACATAAGAACGGCACACTTCATAAGCTCAATTAA